A single genomic interval of Nymphalis io chromosome 30, ilAglIoxx1.1, whole genome shotgun sequence harbors:
- the LOC126779878 gene encoding uncharacterized protein LOC126779878 isoform X1, which translates to MSTNDKVTCPGVCEKTDAVTVESGVVHDKDNCEKKEKKIVRKVNFPDDEKLVTQYFEPANPWQDVPSTTRAQLAAEYLEYCRSNRTPPIDSVLQQIRELPENTIGGTTRAPRLVLSDCSLLGSAPTDALEAVLKKVQFRKLELDHTDIDDEGAEALFDMIEYYESTSSLCIFGPRLFGIRGWQAASRMIKRSSELVELEVSGARLEAGHAPVLVRALRPAACALRALALQAAALAGEPLLALVLALKTNTSVRELRLGDNQLSPSDAVQVATLLRYNTRIHLLDLSNNQIQDAGLAHIACALEAQAAHTPPSPSTIPPLYGRASGYESRGLAFLVLWNNQLTRNCAPHLAKILRTSQSLCVLNVGRNALGADGVRALAPERAAPPAPPAPPAPPAPLVSLGLQAARLPHDARSVALLVRAHSSLQRLDLRENKFSITGLEAILSAMKENTTLTQIDLDDPPETNPSSVNAQSCTEAATMARLLSDIRAICRRNESDNAAPDRLLRKISLTCHTAPLPKSAVCEEGGRSRLRSPAPSPAPSPAGSPVPAPAHSRFSVIPVTPDRVTHSPSPNTPTKTGFCSTPSRFKVVQVAEPPQIQIHQAPRKSPSRFSVTRNYDTIYNPTLPPTSPSPSPSPSPSSSPAPELPGDIKFDRFLSSDDEKKEPIVDHEILKTSKHTNDTIRNKNRDEISSSDVNKVCKEEIKPKDNFEIIKSKTEIKPEYNSSKTVDIATENRSLDTQTKGIMTDFNVEVEIDEVDKIIEIKADREMKNDEIKIDNIVSNEKLETEQIINKASDIESLNMPESVIMEPILSDIKLTLGPGAAENIHEIIKIEPETILSSVSVKSDIVTCEASDVKHHSDAIVIKNIDSLENERFLKDSGDFSNSVKQLDIVKISDVRDSQCVKSDKCNVNKNITSHNETIDNIGDDKRLQTDTNVKNSVGMSDNVKTEPSVTVSEDRTKVHLDQNVNKIDNKGIAIKQIAAITQGIDNIIQEMNDLSSISRNNTDLVIVHNIVPALSRDSVVLKKNKSESSLDSPDLEVSRLMRKPVSAFCDSSSSLEISGSSVESLNTEGRIKAARDDCVRTMSTESSVESTSDVTPVNLNISISSNESVSPIIFNTKKIHGSLSSLEASVSSVDSARQEKVMVTSADSGIEYSLQNPSDVREDSSSNEGTLTCSSSLKESVKKDGQETLTSPKRTSSLLDVPALKSKGLDRMRKISWVAPSASFHLPKPEERIEYKLPSNLEKLLSLFQHPSSLFSRNSDDEKKSTSSTPPRKDSSLTSSFWSWGSVTEKNDKDDTDSLSEATDSTLSERVQVSFVDESFSRKLDSKTPSTDTDNTLSEFQTFPTTGDTRVTEITTDDNLVQKCLALSDKCIDASTDQPACDKIDLNEPNDLNNVYENRSGDRPETGACSEATLVKLDDEKTDVRPRSFASVLKSSGSENSMEKQTSPETGQPVDKLPSKVIRGIKENISPENTLTTSITTRAIAMELTDRQGKNKTVVNAVWEVTNPLQEKTEIKSEGARVQSDLAPIATIDETSDVAADDLIQLAYIDDAKDDDRIVEIEKEIDEEKRELCNVDLGKDALSYLMFENQEFETTPAEKSPQGSLAQELRDAEIKEMLDLSPELVIDEAVEIPEIFTVEIKGRRSSPIIPERAKIKKSNSLEDLTKRPVEEEKDSPKLKSIAFKVPESTTPRDIPERKSKLRSRSGSSPKSLPESLNKPCPLIKMDSILSKKKKKVSSLGKIARDSLLALNMSEEEIAEFRRSYKLTSVESLRSLESVSEDANSQSGTSFDSRCKACLRTSQESLMSLDSITEDCRCVENCEKRQNR; encoded by the exons TGCCCTCGACGACTCGCGCGCAGCTCGCAGCGGAATACCTGGAGTACTGCAGGAGCAACAGGACTCCGCCCATCGATTCAGTACTACAACAAATACGG GAACTGCCGGAGAATACTATCGGTGGCACCACCCGGGCTCCACGTCTCGTCCTCAGCGACTGCTCGCTTCTTGGGTCAGCGCCGACGGACGCTCTCGAAGCTGTGCTGAAGAAGGTGCAATTCCGGAAGCTGGAGCTGGACCACACCGATATTGACGATGAAGGAGCG GAGGCATTGTTCGATATGATAGAGTATTACGAGAGTACCTCATCGCTATGTATATTCGGACCGAGGCTGTTCGGGATACGAGGCTGGCAGGCCGCCTCGCGAATGATCAAGAgg AGCTCGGAGCTGGTGGAGCTGGAGGTGAGCGGCGCGCGGCTGGAGGCGGGCCACGCGCCCGTGCTGGTGCGCGCGCTGCGCCCCGCCGCCTGCGCGCTGCGGGCGCTGGCGCTGCAGGCCGCCGCGCTCGCCGGCGAGCCGCTGCTGGCGCTCG tgcTTGCCTTGAAAACAAACACGTCAGTTCGGGAGCTGCGACTCGGCGACAACCAGCTGTCGCCGTCTGACGCCGTGCAGGTCGCGACACTTTTGCGCTACAACACGAGGATACACCTGTTGGATCTCTCCAATAATCAGATACAG gatGCGGGCTTAGCGCATATAGCGTGTGCGTTGGAGGCTCAAGCGGCTCATACACCGCCCTCGCCGTCTACGATCCCTCCGCTCTACGGCCGTG cGAGCGGTTACGAGTCACGTGGCCTGGCGTTCCTCGTTCTCTGGAATAATCAACTGACGCGGAACTGCGCTCCACATTTGGCTAAAATATTG CGCACGTCGCAGTCGCTGTGCGTGCTGAACGTGGGCCGCAACGCGCTCGGCGCGGACGGCGTGCGCGCGCTGGCGCCCGAGCgcgccgcgccccccgcgccccccgcgccgcccgcgccgcccgcgccgctcgTGTCGCTGGGCCTGCAGGCCGCGCGCCTGCCGCACGACGCGCGCTCCGTCGCGCTGCTCGTGCGCGCGCACTCCTCGCTGCAG AGACTCGATCTACGCGAGAATAAGTTTAGCATCACAGGATTGGAAGCGATCCTGAGCGCCATGAAGGAGAACACCACCCTGACTCAGATAGACTTGGACGATCCGCct GAAACGAATCCCTCGTCGGTGAACGCACAGTCGTGTACCGAGGCGGCGACGATGGCGCGACTTTTGAGCGACATCCGGGCGATTTGTCGCAGGAACGAATCCGACAACGCCGCGCCGGACAGACTCCTTAGAAAGATCAGCTTGACTTGCCACACAGCTCCCTTGCCTAAG AGCGCAGTGTGCGAGGAGGGCGGTCGTAGTCGCCTGCGGTCGCCCGCGCCGTCCCCCGCGCCGTCCCCCGCCGGCAGCCCCGTGCCTGCGCCGGCGCACTCGCGCTTCTCG gtAATACCGGTGACCCCGGATAGAGTGACTCACAGTCCGAGTCCAAATACTCCCACGAAGACCGGCTTCTGTTCAACACCGTCTAGATTTAAAGTTGTGCAG gtaGCCGAGCCCCCACAGATTCAAATTCATCAAGCGCCAAGGAAATCCCCGTCAAGATTCTCCGTCACGAGGAATTACGACACAATTTATAATCCGACTCTACCACCGACCTCACCATCGCCGTCGCCGTCACCGTCTCCGTCGTCATCACCGGCGCCCGAGTTACCCGGTGATATTAAATTTGATAGATTTCTATCTAGTGATGATGAGAAGAAGGAACCAATTGTTGATCATGAAATTCTGAAGACATCAAAACATACAAATGATacaataagaaacaaaaatagaGATGAAATATCTTCGTCCGATGTGAATAAAGTTTGTAAAGAAGAAATTAAACCTAAAGAtaactttgaaattattaaatcgaAAACAGAAATCAAACCTGAATATAATAGTAGTAAAACGGTTGACATAGCAACGGAGAATCGTTCGCTTGATACACAAACAAAAGGAATCATGACGGACTTCAATGTTGAAGTTGAAATTGATGaagttgataaaataattgaaattaaagctGATAGAGAGATGAAGAATGACGAAATCAAGATTGATAATATAGTTAGTAATGAAAAATTGGAAACTGAACAAATTATTAACAAAGCAAGTGACATTGAATCTTTGAATATGCCCGAATCTGTGATAATGGAACCCATATTAAGTGATATAAAACTTACCTTAGGACCGGGAGCTGCTGAAAATAttcatgaaattattaaaatcgaacCGGAAACAATATTAAGTTCAGTTTCCGTGAAAAGTGATATTGTGACATGTGAAGCTAGTGATGTCAAACATCATAGTGATGCgatcgttattaaaaatatagattcgTTGGAAAACGAAAGATTTTTAAAAGACAGCGGTGATTTTAGCAATAGTGTGAAACAATTAGACATAGTTAAAATTAGTGACGTTAGGGACTCACAATGCGTTAAAAGTGATAAATGTAACGTTAACAAAAACATTACGTCTCATAATGAGACCATAGACAATATCGGTGATGATAAAAGATTACAAACAGATACGAATGTTAAAAATAGTGTAGGTATGAGTGATAATGTTAAAACGGAACCATCGGTTACAGTTAGCGAGGATAGAACCAAAGTACATCTCGaccaaaatgtaaataaaatagataataaggGAATAGCAATTAAACAAATAGCAGCAATAACTCAAGGTATTGATAACATTATACAGGAAATGAACGATCTGTCGTCGATAAGTAGAAATAATACTGATTTAGTTATAGTTCACAACATTGTACCTGCTCTTAGTAGAGATAGTGTAGTTTTAAAGAAGAATAAAAGCGAATCTAGCTTAGACAGTCCGGATCTAGAAGTTTCTAGATTGATGAGGAAACCGGTCAGTGCCTTCTGCGATAGCAGTTCATCTTTGGAGATATCTGGAAGTTCGGTCGAAAGCCTTAATACCGAGGGCCGTATAAAAGCAGCCAGGGACGATTGCGTCCGTACGATGTCGACGGAGAGCAGTGTCGAGTCGACCAGTGATGTGACACCagttaacttaaatatatcgATAAGTTCAAACGAGAGTGTGTCgccgattatatttaatacgaaGAAAATACACGGCTCGCTATCGAGCTTAGAAGCGAGTGTTAGTTCTGTTGACTCGGCGAGGCAGGAGAAAGTTATGGTGACGTCAGCGGATTCCGGGATAGAATATTCGTTGCAGAATCCCTCGGATGTGAGAGAGGATAGTTCGTCGAACGAAGGCACGTTGACTTGCAGTTCGAGTTTAAAGGAATCCGTCAAAAAAGACGGTCAGGAGACTTTGACGTCTCCGAAAAGGACGTCCAGTTTATTGGACGTACCGGCGTTGAAGTCCAAGGGTTTGGACAGAATGAGGAAGATATCGTGGGTGGCGCCATCCGCTAGCTTTCATTTGCCAAAACCAGAGGAGAGGATCGAGTACAAATTGCCGAGTAATCTGGAAAAACTCTTAAGTCTTTTCCAACATCCGAGCAGTTTGTTCTCGAGGAATAGTGATGATGAGAAGAAGTCTACATCTAGCACGCCGCCCAGAAAAGACTCGTCTCTAACGAGTTCGTTTTGGTCCTGGGGTAGTGTGACTGAGAAGAACGACAAAGATGACACAGACAGCCTCTCTGAGGCTACAGATTCAACTCTGTCCGAGCGAGTCCAAGTATCATTCGTTGACGAATCATTTTCGAGAAAACTCGACAGCAAAACACCATCCACTGACACGGACAACACGTTAAGCGAGTTCCAGACTTTCCCAACCACTGGTGATACCAGAGTTACCGAAATAACCACCGATGACAATTTAGTACAAAAATGTTTAGCTTTAAGCGATAAATGTATAGACGCAAGCACGGATCAACCGGCGTGTGATAAAATAGATCTCAATGAGCCCAACGACTTGAATAACGTGTACGAGAACCGGTCCGGCGATCGACCGGAAACCGGTGCGTGTAGCGAAGCTACGTTAGTTAAGTTAGATGATGAAAAAACGGACGTTAGACCGCGATCGTTCGCATCGGTTCTAAAATCGTCCGGTTCCGAAAATTCTATGGAGAAACAGACCAGCCCGGAAACGGGTCAGCCGGTAGACAAACTACCCAGCAAAGTTATACGAGgtatcaaagaaaatataagcCCCGAGAATACATTAACTACAAGTATAACCACCAGAGCCATAGCAATGGAGCTCACAGACCGTCAAGGGAAGAACAAAACAGTTGTGAACGCTGTTTGGGAGGTCACAAATCCATTGCAAGAGAAGACTGAAATTAAAAGCGAAGGAGCTAGAGTTCAAAGCGATTTAGCGCCGATCGCGACAATTGACGAAACGAGTGACGTAGCAGCTGACGATCTAATACAATTAGCGTATATCGACGACGCGAAAGACGACGATAGGATTGTGGAAATCGAGAAGGAAATAGACGAAGAGAAACGAGAGTTGTGTAATGTTGATTTAGGAAAAGACGCTCTGTCGTATTTAATGTTCGAAAATCAAGAATTCGAAACGACGCCAGCGGAAAAGTCCCCACAAGGATCACTTGCGCAGGAGTTGAGGGATGCGGAAATCAAAGAAATGTTGGATCTATCACCGGAACTGGTGATCGATGAAGCCGTTGAAATACCTGAAATATTCACAGTCGAAATTAAGGGAAGAAGAAGTTCTCCAATTATACCCGAAAGggctaaaattaaaaagtcgAATTCACTCGAAGATTTGACGAAACGACCCGTCGAGGAAGAGAAAGACAGCCCCAAGTTGAAGAGTATAGCCTTCAAAGTGCCTGAAAGTACTACACCGAGAGATATACCAGAACGGAAGTCGAAACTGAGGAGTAGAAGCGGTTCCAGTCCGAAATCGTTACCAGAGAGCTTAAACAAGCCTTGCCCATTAATCAAAATGGATTCAATTTTGagtaaaaagaagaaaaaggtATCCTCACTAGGGAAAATAGCAAGAGATTCACTCTTAGCATTGAATATGAGTGAAGAGGAAATAGCAGAGTTCCGAAGATCATACAAACTGACATCAGTGGAAAGCCTCAGGTCGCTCGAATCGGTATCCGAAGACGCGAATTCCCAAAGCGGCACATCGTTCGACTCTAGATGCAAAGCTTGTCTGAGAACGTCTCAAGAAAGTCTGATGTCTCTTGATTCTATTACTGAAGATTGTAGATGCGTCGAAAATTGTGAAAAGCGACAAAATAGATGA
- the LOC126779878 gene encoding uncharacterized protein LOC126779878 isoform X2 encodes MSTNDKVTCPGVCEKTDAVTVESGVVHDKDNCEKKEKKIVRKVNFPDDEKLVTQYFEPANPWQDVPSTTRAQLAAEYLEYCRSNRTPPIDSVLQQIRELPENTIGGTTRAPRLVLSDCSLLGSAPTDALEAVLKKVQFRKLELDHTDIDDEGAEALFDMIEYYESTSSLCIFGPRLFGIRGWQAASRMIKRSSELVELEVSGARLEAGHAPVLVRALRPAACALRALALQAAALAGEPLLALVLALKTNTSVRELRLGDNQLSPSDAVQVATLLRYNTRIHLLDLSNNQIQDAGLAHIACALEAQAAHTPPSPSTIPPLYGRASGYESRGLAFLVLWNNQLTRNCAPHLAKILRTSQSLCVLNVGRNALGADGVRALAPERAAPLVSLGLQAARLPHDARSVALLVRAHSSLQRLDLRENKFSITGLEAILSAMKENTTLTQIDLDDPPETNPSSVNAQSCTEAATMARLLSDIRAICRRNESDNAAPDRLLRKISLTCHTAPLPKSAVCEEGGRSRLRSPAPSPAPSPAGSPVPAPAHSRFSVIPVTPDRVTHSPSPNTPTKTGFCSTPSRFKVVQVAEPPQIQIHQAPRKSPSRFSVTRNYDTIYNPTLPPTSPSPSPSPSPSSSPAPELPGDIKFDRFLSSDDEKKEPIVDHEILKTSKHTNDTIRNKNRDEISSSDVNKVCKEEIKPKDNFEIIKSKTEIKPEYNSSKTVDIATENRSLDTQTKGIMTDFNVEVEIDEVDKIIEIKADREMKNDEIKIDNIVSNEKLETEQIINKASDIESLNMPESVIMEPILSDIKLTLGPGAAENIHEIIKIEPETILSSVSVKSDIVTCEASDVKHHSDAIVIKNIDSLENERFLKDSGDFSNSVKQLDIVKISDVRDSQCVKSDKCNVNKNITSHNETIDNIGDDKRLQTDTNVKNSVGMSDNVKTEPSVTVSEDRTKVHLDQNVNKIDNKGIAIKQIAAITQGIDNIIQEMNDLSSISRNNTDLVIVHNIVPALSRDSVVLKKNKSESSLDSPDLEVSRLMRKPVSAFCDSSSSLEISGSSVESLNTEGRIKAARDDCVRTMSTESSVESTSDVTPVNLNISISSNESVSPIIFNTKKIHGSLSSLEASVSSVDSARQEKVMVTSADSGIEYSLQNPSDVREDSSSNEGTLTCSSSLKESVKKDGQETLTSPKRTSSLLDVPALKSKGLDRMRKISWVAPSASFHLPKPEERIEYKLPSNLEKLLSLFQHPSSLFSRNSDDEKKSTSSTPPRKDSSLTSSFWSWGSVTEKNDKDDTDSLSEATDSTLSERVQVSFVDESFSRKLDSKTPSTDTDNTLSEFQTFPTTGDTRVTEITTDDNLVQKCLALSDKCIDASTDQPACDKIDLNEPNDLNNVYENRSGDRPETGACSEATLVKLDDEKTDVRPRSFASVLKSSGSENSMEKQTSPETGQPVDKLPSKVIRGIKENISPENTLTTSITTRAIAMELTDRQGKNKTVVNAVWEVTNPLQEKTEIKSEGARVQSDLAPIATIDETSDVAADDLIQLAYIDDAKDDDRIVEIEKEIDEEKRELCNVDLGKDALSYLMFENQEFETTPAEKSPQGSLAQELRDAEIKEMLDLSPELVIDEAVEIPEIFTVEIKGRRSSPIIPERAKIKKSNSLEDLTKRPVEEEKDSPKLKSIAFKVPESTTPRDIPERKSKLRSRSGSSPKSLPESLNKPCPLIKMDSILSKKKKKVSSLGKIARDSLLALNMSEEEIAEFRRSYKLTSVESLRSLESVSEDANSQSGTSFDSRCKACLRTSQESLMSLDSITEDCRCVENCEKRQNR; translated from the exons TGCCCTCGACGACTCGCGCGCAGCTCGCAGCGGAATACCTGGAGTACTGCAGGAGCAACAGGACTCCGCCCATCGATTCAGTACTACAACAAATACGG GAACTGCCGGAGAATACTATCGGTGGCACCACCCGGGCTCCACGTCTCGTCCTCAGCGACTGCTCGCTTCTTGGGTCAGCGCCGACGGACGCTCTCGAAGCTGTGCTGAAGAAGGTGCAATTCCGGAAGCTGGAGCTGGACCACACCGATATTGACGATGAAGGAGCG GAGGCATTGTTCGATATGATAGAGTATTACGAGAGTACCTCATCGCTATGTATATTCGGACCGAGGCTGTTCGGGATACGAGGCTGGCAGGCCGCCTCGCGAATGATCAAGAgg AGCTCGGAGCTGGTGGAGCTGGAGGTGAGCGGCGCGCGGCTGGAGGCGGGCCACGCGCCCGTGCTGGTGCGCGCGCTGCGCCCCGCCGCCTGCGCGCTGCGGGCGCTGGCGCTGCAGGCCGCCGCGCTCGCCGGCGAGCCGCTGCTGGCGCTCG tgcTTGCCTTGAAAACAAACACGTCAGTTCGGGAGCTGCGACTCGGCGACAACCAGCTGTCGCCGTCTGACGCCGTGCAGGTCGCGACACTTTTGCGCTACAACACGAGGATACACCTGTTGGATCTCTCCAATAATCAGATACAG gatGCGGGCTTAGCGCATATAGCGTGTGCGTTGGAGGCTCAAGCGGCTCATACACCGCCCTCGCCGTCTACGATCCCTCCGCTCTACGGCCGTG cGAGCGGTTACGAGTCACGTGGCCTGGCGTTCCTCGTTCTCTGGAATAATCAACTGACGCGGAACTGCGCTCCACATTTGGCTAAAATATTG CGCACGTCGCAGTCGCTGTGCGTGCTGAACGTGGGCCGCAACGCGCTCGGCGCGGACGGCGTGCGCGCGCTGGCGCCCGAGCgcg ccgcgccgctcgTGTCGCTGGGCCTGCAGGCCGCGCGCCTGCCGCACGACGCGCGCTCCGTCGCGCTGCTCGTGCGCGCGCACTCCTCGCTGCAG AGACTCGATCTACGCGAGAATAAGTTTAGCATCACAGGATTGGAAGCGATCCTGAGCGCCATGAAGGAGAACACCACCCTGACTCAGATAGACTTGGACGATCCGCct GAAACGAATCCCTCGTCGGTGAACGCACAGTCGTGTACCGAGGCGGCGACGATGGCGCGACTTTTGAGCGACATCCGGGCGATTTGTCGCAGGAACGAATCCGACAACGCCGCGCCGGACAGACTCCTTAGAAAGATCAGCTTGACTTGCCACACAGCTCCCTTGCCTAAG AGCGCAGTGTGCGAGGAGGGCGGTCGTAGTCGCCTGCGGTCGCCCGCGCCGTCCCCCGCGCCGTCCCCCGCCGGCAGCCCCGTGCCTGCGCCGGCGCACTCGCGCTTCTCG gtAATACCGGTGACCCCGGATAGAGTGACTCACAGTCCGAGTCCAAATACTCCCACGAAGACCGGCTTCTGTTCAACACCGTCTAGATTTAAAGTTGTGCAG gtaGCCGAGCCCCCACAGATTCAAATTCATCAAGCGCCAAGGAAATCCCCGTCAAGATTCTCCGTCACGAGGAATTACGACACAATTTATAATCCGACTCTACCACCGACCTCACCATCGCCGTCGCCGTCACCGTCTCCGTCGTCATCACCGGCGCCCGAGTTACCCGGTGATATTAAATTTGATAGATTTCTATCTAGTGATGATGAGAAGAAGGAACCAATTGTTGATCATGAAATTCTGAAGACATCAAAACATACAAATGATacaataagaaacaaaaatagaGATGAAATATCTTCGTCCGATGTGAATAAAGTTTGTAAAGAAGAAATTAAACCTAAAGAtaactttgaaattattaaatcgaAAACAGAAATCAAACCTGAATATAATAGTAGTAAAACGGTTGACATAGCAACGGAGAATCGTTCGCTTGATACACAAACAAAAGGAATCATGACGGACTTCAATGTTGAAGTTGAAATTGATGaagttgataaaataattgaaattaaagctGATAGAGAGATGAAGAATGACGAAATCAAGATTGATAATATAGTTAGTAATGAAAAATTGGAAACTGAACAAATTATTAACAAAGCAAGTGACATTGAATCTTTGAATATGCCCGAATCTGTGATAATGGAACCCATATTAAGTGATATAAAACTTACCTTAGGACCGGGAGCTGCTGAAAATAttcatgaaattattaaaatcgaacCGGAAACAATATTAAGTTCAGTTTCCGTGAAAAGTGATATTGTGACATGTGAAGCTAGTGATGTCAAACATCATAGTGATGCgatcgttattaaaaatatagattcgTTGGAAAACGAAAGATTTTTAAAAGACAGCGGTGATTTTAGCAATAGTGTGAAACAATTAGACATAGTTAAAATTAGTGACGTTAGGGACTCACAATGCGTTAAAAGTGATAAATGTAACGTTAACAAAAACATTACGTCTCATAATGAGACCATAGACAATATCGGTGATGATAAAAGATTACAAACAGATACGAATGTTAAAAATAGTGTAGGTATGAGTGATAATGTTAAAACGGAACCATCGGTTACAGTTAGCGAGGATAGAACCAAAGTACATCTCGaccaaaatgtaaataaaatagataataaggGAATAGCAATTAAACAAATAGCAGCAATAACTCAAGGTATTGATAACATTATACAGGAAATGAACGATCTGTCGTCGATAAGTAGAAATAATACTGATTTAGTTATAGTTCACAACATTGTACCTGCTCTTAGTAGAGATAGTGTAGTTTTAAAGAAGAATAAAAGCGAATCTAGCTTAGACAGTCCGGATCTAGAAGTTTCTAGATTGATGAGGAAACCGGTCAGTGCCTTCTGCGATAGCAGTTCATCTTTGGAGATATCTGGAAGTTCGGTCGAAAGCCTTAATACCGAGGGCCGTATAAAAGCAGCCAGGGACGATTGCGTCCGTACGATGTCGACGGAGAGCAGTGTCGAGTCGACCAGTGATGTGACACCagttaacttaaatatatcgATAAGTTCAAACGAGAGTGTGTCgccgattatatttaatacgaaGAAAATACACGGCTCGCTATCGAGCTTAGAAGCGAGTGTTAGTTCTGTTGACTCGGCGAGGCAGGAGAAAGTTATGGTGACGTCAGCGGATTCCGGGATAGAATATTCGTTGCAGAATCCCTCGGATGTGAGAGAGGATAGTTCGTCGAACGAAGGCACGTTGACTTGCAGTTCGAGTTTAAAGGAATCCGTCAAAAAAGACGGTCAGGAGACTTTGACGTCTCCGAAAAGGACGTCCAGTTTATTGGACGTACCGGCGTTGAAGTCCAAGGGTTTGGACAGAATGAGGAAGATATCGTGGGTGGCGCCATCCGCTAGCTTTCATTTGCCAAAACCAGAGGAGAGGATCGAGTACAAATTGCCGAGTAATCTGGAAAAACTCTTAAGTCTTTTCCAACATCCGAGCAGTTTGTTCTCGAGGAATAGTGATGATGAGAAGAAGTCTACATCTAGCACGCCGCCCAGAAAAGACTCGTCTCTAACGAGTTCGTTTTGGTCCTGGGGTAGTGTGACTGAGAAGAACGACAAAGATGACACAGACAGCCTCTCTGAGGCTACAGATTCAACTCTGTCCGAGCGAGTCCAAGTATCATTCGTTGACGAATCATTTTCGAGAAAACTCGACAGCAAAACACCATCCACTGACACGGACAACACGTTAAGCGAGTTCCAGACTTTCCCAACCACTGGTGATACCAGAGTTACCGAAATAACCACCGATGACAATTTAGTACAAAAATGTTTAGCTTTAAGCGATAAATGTATAGACGCAAGCACGGATCAACCGGCGTGTGATAAAATAGATCTCAATGAGCCCAACGACTTGAATAACGTGTACGAGAACCGGTCCGGCGATCGACCGGAAACCGGTGCGTGTAGCGAAGCTACGTTAGTTAAGTTAGATGATGAAAAAACGGACGTTAGACCGCGATCGTTCGCATCGGTTCTAAAATCGTCCGGTTCCGAAAATTCTATGGAGAAACAGACCAGCCCGGAAACGGGTCAGCCGGTAGACAAACTACCCAGCAAAGTTATACGAGgtatcaaagaaaatataagcCCCGAGAATACATTAACTACAAGTATAACCACCAGAGCCATAGCAATGGAGCTCACAGACCGTCAAGGGAAGAACAAAACAGTTGTGAACGCTGTTTGGGAGGTCACAAATCCATTGCAAGAGAAGACTGAAATTAAAAGCGAAGGAGCTAGAGTTCAAAGCGATTTAGCGCCGATCGCGACAATTGACGAAACGAGTGACGTAGCAGCTGACGATCTAATACAATTAGCGTATATCGACGACGCGAAAGACGACGATAGGATTGTGGAAATCGAGAAGGAAATAGACGAAGAGAAACGAGAGTTGTGTAATGTTGATTTAGGAAAAGACGCTCTGTCGTATTTAATGTTCGAAAATCAAGAATTCGAAACGACGCCAGCGGAAAAGTCCCCACAAGGATCACTTGCGCAGGAGTTGAGGGATGCGGAAATCAAAGAAATGTTGGATCTATCACCGGAACTGGTGATCGATGAAGCCGTTGAAATACCTGAAATATTCACAGTCGAAATTAAGGGAAGAAGAAGTTCTCCAATTATACCCGAAAGggctaaaattaaaaagtcgAATTCACTCGAAGATTTGACGAAACGACCCGTCGAGGAAGAGAAAGACAGCCCCAAGTTGAAGAGTATAGCCTTCAAAGTGCCTGAAAGTACTACACCGAGAGATATACCAGAACGGAAGTCGAAACTGAGGAGTAGAAGCGGTTCCAGTCCGAAATCGTTACCAGAGAGCTTAAACAAGCCTTGCCCATTAATCAAAATGGATTCAATTTTGagtaaaaagaagaaaaaggtATCCTCACTAGGGAAAATAGCAAGAGATTCACTCTTAGCATTGAATATGAGTGAAGAGGAAATAGCAGAGTTCCGAAGATCATACAAACTGACATCAGTGGAAAGCCTCAGGTCGCTCGAATCGGTATCCGAAGACGCGAATTCCCAAAGCGGCACATCGTTCGACTCTAGATGCAAAGCTTGTCTGAGAACGTCTCAAGAAAGTCTGATGTCTCTTGATTCTATTACTGAAGATTGTAGATGCGTCGAAAATTGTGAAAAGCGACAAAATAGATGA